In the Magnolia sinica isolate HGM2019 chromosome 15, MsV1, whole genome shotgun sequence genome, one interval contains:
- the LOC131226687 gene encoding ETHYLENE INSENSITIVE 3-like 1 protein gives MLSMFEEIGNMEFLPFSAAEGDILPENEAEILQDDDYSEEDEIDVDELERRMWRDRLRLRRLKEQNKGKDPNDIAKQKQSQEQARRKKMSRAQDGILKYMLKMMEVCKAQGFVYGIIPEKGKPVSGASDNLRAWWKEKVKFDRNGPAAIAKYQADHAIPGQNDDINSVVATPHTLQELQDTTLGSLLSALMQHCDPPQRRFPLEKGIAPPWWPTGNEEWWPELCLPKDQGPPPYKKPHDLKKAWKVSVLTAVIKHMSPDITKIRRLVRQSKCLQDKMTAKESATWLAVINQEEALCRKLNPDACPPPSSVISNGTFSFTSSNEYDVEGVDDDSTMDAPEYKPHDIDLFNVGMGIGKTKDRLLGQPLIKEEYSSTDFIQKRKMPCEPDLLMDRRIYTCENIQCPYHDVRLGFLDMNSRNNHQAKCAFRPTYSPGIGMTAYQINTDKQPIFSLPFGQPKPMMPANPPSVNVSGLGIPTDGQKSINDLMSFYDSNLQSSKNSTAHGLKDNQNPHQQQKIQMDDCILRQGIDAGGTVFEEANGCINNPHFLRDEIHFDQCKMFDQQFDSDASDIPPHFKFEPAFNNVPSIDFADPAPKGADHLPRHDNSIWYF, from the coding sequence ATGTTGTCGATGTTTGAAGAAATCGGAAACATGGAATTCCTGCCATTCTCTGCCGCCGAGGGCGATATCTTGCCAGAGAACGAAGCTGAAATCTTACAAGACGATGACTATAGCGAAGAAGATGAGATAGATGTAGATgaattggagaggagaatgtggAGAGATCGGTTGCGGCTGCGACGCCTCAAGGAACAGAACAAAGGAAAGGATCCCAATGACATTGCCAAGCAGAAGCAGTCTCAAGAACAGGCGCGGCGAAAGAAGATGTCGCGGGCCCAGGATGGGATACTGAAATACATGTTGAAGATGATGGAGGTGTGCAAAGCGCAGGGATTTGTGTATGGGATCATCCCAGAGAAGGGGAAGCCAGTGAGCGGGGCATCAGACAATCTTCGTGCATGGTGGAAGGAAAAGGTGAAATTCGACCGAAACGGGCCAGCGGCAATCGCAAAGTACCAGGCAGATCATGCGATCCCGGGCCAAAATGATGATATTAACTCAGTGGTCGCTACTCCTCACACACTGCAAGAGCTGCAAGACACGACGCTGGGCTCGCTTCTGTCAGCTCTAATGCAGCACTGTGACCCTCCTCAGAGGAGGTTCCCATTGGAGAAGGGGATTGCCCCGCCGTGGTGGCCCACAGGCAATGAAGAGTGGTGGCCTGAATTGTGTCTGCCGAAAGATCAAGGGCCACCGCCGTATAAGAAGCCCCATGATCTGAAAAAAGCATGGAAGGTGAGTGTTCTCACTGCTGTGATCAAACACATGTCGCCTGACATTACGAAGATACGGAGGCTGGTGAGGCAGTCTAAGTGCCTGCAAGATAAGATGACAGCGAAGGAGAGTGCTACTTGGTTGGCTGTCATCAACCAAGAGGAAGCGCTGTGCCGTAAGCTCAACCCAGACGCGTGCCCGCCTCCGTCCTCTGTCATCAGCAATGGAACCTTCTCCTTCACCAGTAGCAATGAGTATGATGTCGAAGGCGTTGATGATGATTCGACCATGGATGCACCAGAATACAAGCCTCACGACATTGATCTCTTCAATGTGGGAATGGGGATCGGAAAAACGAAAGATAGGCTTCTAGGCCAGCCTCTGATCAAGGAAGAATACAGCAGTACAGATTTCATCCAGAAGAGGAAAATGCCTTGTGAGCCTGATCTGCTGATGGACCGCCGAATCTATACTTGCGAAAACATTCAGTGTCCTTACCATGATGTCCGGCTCGGATTCTTGGATATGAACTCAAGGAACAACCATCAAGCCAAGTGTGCTTTCCGGCCTACTTACTCGCCAGGCATTGGAATGACGGCCTACCAGATCAACACAGACAAACAGCCCATTTTTTCTCTGCCCTTTGGCCAGCCTAAGCCAATGATGCCGGCAAATCCACCTTCTGTTAATGTCTCTGGCTTGGGTATCCCGACAGACGGACAGAAATCGATCAATGACCTTATGTCATTCTACGACAGCAATCTCCAGTCAAGCAAGAACTCGACGGCTCATGGGCTCAAGGACAATCAAAATCCTCACCAGCAGCAGAAAATTCAAATGGACGACTGCATTCTCCGTCAAGGAATCGACGCGGGCGGGACCGTCTTCGAAGAAGCCAATGGCTGCATCAACAATCCTCATTTTCTGAGAGACGAAATCCATTTCGATCAGTGCAAGATGTTCGATCAACAGTTCGACAGCGATGCCAGCGACATCCCTCCTCACTTCAAATTCGAACCCGCTTTCAACAATGTGCCGTCCATCGATTTCGCCGACCCTGCACCGAAAGGAGCTGATCATCTGCCGAGGCACGATAATTCAATTTGGTACTTCTGA